A part of Maniola jurtina chromosome 19, ilManJurt1.1, whole genome shotgun sequence genomic DNA contains:
- the LOC123874952 gene encoding oocyte zinc finger protein XlCOF6-like isoform X1 translates to MNFSESDSGQNYRNNENGSCLLFNNLQEHQELVDFTNVCRICASTADQSCPVFDELGQCNDLAGKINKYLPIKVSQEDGLPQVICEQCRSTLLAWDELVQCCIQANVVLQQKLLDPDKTKQEERAGFTESPIQTGTPSWFYNNVVREILADYFKELNIEEENADLEYVCQMCTECPASKSVEELTEHLNSFHRCQPQNKQSIEDFVKNNITFEEALITDKDDEDFEPVHNDIDSVNDTKDIKFQNYCCPLCENVFSSPSRLIYHLNKHIDISITDGIVCCDQLYVNKFDFAAHIQVEHVSRILDENTCKSCGLTANNLEELQTHINEEHPESNDLNERTEILHISNRQKYIPVVCPKCNKTISNKYNLRLHIMHSHNQPTTFTCEKCNKSYKSRGSLNYHHKIYHEGNLRYLCSFCGEAFPTRGSRNVHARIHTGAKPFECYHCGKCYRAKNTLDRHMDMHLDIRKYACNLCPNKFRKKTHLTYHLRTHEKKLNKRNNKD, encoded by the exons ATGAATTTTTCCGAAAGTGATAGCGGTCAAAATTACCGAAACAATGAAAACGGAAGTTGCTTATTATTTAATAACCTGCAGGAGCACCAAG aaTTAGTTGACTTCACAAATGTGTGCCGTATCTGTGCCAGTACAGCAGATCAATCTTGCCCAGTATTTGATGAACTTGGCCAATGTAATGACCTGGCggggaaaattaataaatatctaCCAATAAAG GTGTCACAGGAAGATGGTCTGCCACAAGTGATCTGTGAGCAATGTCGGAGCACACTCCTGGCGTGGGATGAGCTGGTGCAGTGCTGTATACAGGCTAATGTGGTGTTGCAGCAGAAACTACTGGATCCC GATAAAACAAAACAAGAGGAAAGAGCAGGATTTACAGAATCACCCATACAGACTGG AACACCATCTTGGTTTTACAATAATGTTGTCAGAGAAATTCTGGCAGATTACTTCAAAGAGCTAAATATTGAGGAAGAAAATGCAgatttagaatatgtctgtcaAATGTGCACTGAGTGTCCAGCTTCCAAATCTGTAGAGGAATTAACTGAACACTTGAATTCATTCCATAGATGTCAACCCCAAAATAAGCAATCTATAGaagattttgtaaaaaataacattactttTGAAGAGGCTCTTATCACAGATAAAGATGATGAAGATTTTGAACCAGTTCATAATGATATTGACTCTGTTAATGATACTAAagatataaaatttcaaaattattgcTGCCCACTTTGTGAAAACGTATTTTCATCCCCGAGTCGACTAATATACCATCTCAATAAGCATATAGACATATCTATTACAGATGGAATTGTGTGTTGTGATCAGTTATATGTAAACAAATTTGATTTTGCAGCTCATATACAAGTTGAACATGTCAGTAGAATCCTAGAtgaaaatacttgtaaaagttgtgGGCTAACAGCAAATAATTTGGAGGAACTACAAACTCATATCAATGAGGAGCATCCAGAGAGTAATGATTTGAATGAGAGAACAGAGATATTACATATTTCGAATCGTCAGAAGTACATACCTGTTGTGTGCccaaaatgtaataaaacaatttcTAATAAGTACAATTTACGCTTACATATTATGCACAGTCATAACCAACCAACAACATTCACATGCGAAAAATGCAATAAATCATACAAAAGCAGGGGAAGTTTGAACTACCATCACAAAATATATCACGAGGGTAACCTTAGATACCTATGTTCCTTTTGTGGGGAAGCGTTTCCCACGCGTGGTTCTAGGAATGTCCATGCCAGAATTCACACGGGAGCGAAACCGTTCGAGTGTTACCACTGTGGAAAATGTTATAGAGCAAAAAACACATTAGACCGTCATATGGACATGCACTTGGATATAAGGAAATATGCTTGCAACTTATGTCCCAATAAGTTCAGAAAGAAAACCCATCTGACTTACCATTTACGTACGCACGAAAAGAAATTGAATAAGAGAAATAATAAAGATTAA
- the LOC123874952 gene encoding zinc finger protein 19-like isoform X2, whose translation MNFSESDSGQNYRNNENGSCLLFNNLQEHQELVDFTNVCRICASTADQSCPVFDELGQCNDLAGKINKYLPIKVSQEDGLPQVICEQCRSTLLAWDELVQCCIQANVVLQQKLLDPDKTKQEERAGFTESPIQTGTPRRVSFEAFLLDQEENDDLSDHKSNTESDWQNTHAEIVSDDDDRPLAAIAKSKSNLYQDFYDALVNFRNHFVTEHDSQIVCSDFSDSSDSEDAKERDSEKVNLNSFDDLTDCNMRKDKMDEQTRTELSQVQTKINGKVYYTCKICGKHLSSTHTYIFHKRIHTGERPCVCHICGKQFRAPNGLKRHVTETHEKQRWYTCIVCFKNFANSQNLKQHMRIHTGERPFVCPHCGKRFTQSGSLHVHLKTHSDHYPHHCAECGAKFRLRSGLTRHRLKHTGQRPHVCVHCGKGFRQKHELNSHILAHTDSKPHACTFCGTAFRQRRALRHHCKRLHQNEVSDATQIPNVYNHVGQYEG comes from the exons ATGAATTTTTCCGAAAGTGATAGCGGTCAAAATTACCGAAACAATGAAAACGGAAGTTGCTTATTATTTAATAACCTGCAGGAGCACCAAG aaTTAGTTGACTTCACAAATGTGTGCCGTATCTGTGCCAGTACAGCAGATCAATCTTGCCCAGTATTTGATGAACTTGGCCAATGTAATGACCTGGCggggaaaattaataaatatctaCCAATAAAG GTGTCACAGGAAGATGGTCTGCCACAAGTGATCTGTGAGCAATGTCGGAGCACACTCCTGGCGTGGGATGAGCTGGTGCAGTGCTGTATACAGGCTAATGTGGTGTTGCAGCAGAAACTACTGGATCCC GATAAAACAAAACAAGAGGAAAGAGCAGGATTTACAGAATCACCCATACAGACTGG GACTCCCCGACGCGTCAGCTTTGAGGCTTTCCTGCTTGACCAGGAAGAAAATGATGATCTGAGCGACCATAAGAGTAATACAGAAAGTGACTGGCAAAACACACATGCTGAAATCGTTTCGGACGATGACGATAGACCTCTCGCAGCCATAGCAAAATCGAAATCCAATTTATACCAGGATTTTTATGACGCACTCGTGAATTTCCGAAATCATTTCGTAACAGAGCACGATAGCCAAATCGTATGTTCCGACTTTTCTGATTCAAGTGACTCTGAAGATGCAAAAGAGAGGGATTCGGAAAAAGTAAACTTGAACAGCTTTGATGATCTCACGGATTGTAACATGCGGAAGGATAAAATGGATGAACAAACCCGGACGGAACTCAGCCAAGTACAAACAAAAATCAACGGCAAAGTTTACTACACTTGCAAAATTTGCGGGAAGCATCTCAGTTCCACACATACGTACATATTCCATAAACGGATACACACTGGGGAGCGACCTTGTGTGTGTCACATTTGTGGGAAGCAATTCCGTGCCCCGAACGGCTTGAAACGCCACGTGACCGAAACACATGAGAAACAACGCTGGTACACCTGTATAGTCTGTTTCAAGAACTTCGCGAATTCTCAGAACTTGAAGCAGCATATGAGGATTCATACTGGGGAGCGACCCTTTGTGTGTCCACACTGCGGGAAAAGATTTACGCAGAGCGGCTCTTTGCACGTACATTTAAAGACGCATAGTGACCATTATCCGCACCACTGTGCGGAATGCGGCGCTAAATTTAGACTTCGTTCAGGATTAACCCGACATCGGCTAAAACACACAGGTCAACGACCACACGTCTGCGTTCATTGCGGTAAAGGATTTCGACAGAAACACGAGTTGAACAGCCACATTCTCGCCCATACTGACTCGAAGCCTCACGCGTGTACATTCTGTGGTACTGCGTTCCGACAACGCAGGGCTCTGAGGCACCATTGCAAACGCTTACATCAGAACGAAGTTAGCGACGCGACGCAAATACCAAATGTGTACAATCATGTCGGGCAATACGAGGGATAG